A genomic stretch from Kovacikia minuta CCNUW1 includes:
- a CDS encoding CHAT domain-containing protein has translation MKAIPSPSQPLGRFALPGLITLPVLLGLLVPPTLAQTPSLQSEDAKGWWQRCQQEWNAGQYAVAEQSCQKALLLYRDRGDRQAEATVLSGLGVIHSSLHHDDKAVEYQIQGLEVAKISHNEQLVVKAWLNLGQAYAPQSNFAREITAYEEGLHLARKIRFLPGELAALNFLAHAHSRQHNLSQVIFYQEQSLPLARQLKDARSEVRSRINLGNAYIEVGKVNEAIAVLEPGVAIAQEQHWQTELAWIDQNLGGAYRIRGDYAKAIDLHQRSLLVARTVKDRELETVALHEIGRVYESKGDYAKSIEFYQQGYQLAKTLNHPKHQIRALNGLGLAYYNLGDFDRAIALQEQQLTLAQQTQDLQGQSWALSLLGLTYSAKRDFQKGVDSLQAAARLMQQGGDLWGKAAVLANLGGAYRNQGNDAKAIDAYEQSLAIVRSLNSPAQEGRILVAMGSVYRNLKQFDKAVALYQKGLILTRQVGDETATSYALTNLGLMLYWQGDLPQAESFLRQAIAGREALRTRLGEKDALKVALADMEITNTAYLNLQRTLIAQNKFEAALEVAEQGRARAFAELIAKRLSGSNIAPLPLPTLAHIRQVAKQQNATLVEYSILDNSLNVEERGEHGDAQIAIWVVQPSGQISFRQVSLSSLVESQKSLTQLVANGRGTLRIRSLGMAHTQKQTQGLSKYPMQALYQLLVQPIADLLPADPEAKVIFIPQGSLFLVPFAALQTLDGQYLIQRHTLVIAPSIQVLNLTRQAKDQWQKANANSASNLSPALVIGNPTMPKIPRGDGELPQQLEPLPGAEIEAQAIAHLIKTQAITGDAATKAFVTQQMQQARIVHLATHGLLEDFQQSGIPGAIALAPTANDNGILTAAELLTLNLQADLIVLSACDTGRGKITGDGVVGLSRSLIAAGTPSVVVSLWSVPDAPTAALMTEFYRHLLNHSDKAHALRQAMLTTMHKYPSPIDWAAFILIGES, from the coding sequence ATGAAAGCTATCCCCTCCCCCAGTCAGCCCCTCGGACGATTTGCCTTACCCGGTTTAATCACCCTGCCAGTGTTGCTGGGTTTGTTAGTGCCTCCAACTCTGGCGCAGACCCCTTCGTTGCAGTCAGAAGATGCCAAAGGGTGGTGGCAGCGGTGTCAGCAGGAATGGAATGCTGGACAATATGCTGTCGCCGAGCAATCCTGTCAGAAGGCGCTACTCCTCTATCGAGACAGGGGCGATCGACAGGCGGAAGCAACCGTTTTGAGTGGACTTGGCGTGATTCACAGCTCACTGCATCATGACGATAAAGCCGTTGAGTACCAGATCCAGGGGCTAGAAGTTGCCAAAATTAGCCACAATGAACAACTAGTTGTCAAAGCATGGCTTAATTTAGGGCAGGCCTACGCCCCTCAGTCAAATTTTGCCAGGGAGATTACTGCCTACGAAGAGGGGTTACACCTCGCCCGCAAAATTCGCTTTCTCCCAGGGGAGTTGGCAGCTCTAAACTTTCTGGCTCATGCTCACTCCAGGCAACACAATTTGTCTCAGGTGATTTTTTACCAGGAGCAAAGCCTGCCGCTTGCCAGGCAGTTAAAGGATGCTCGGAGTGAAGTCCGTAGCCGGATTAACCTGGGCAATGCTTATATCGAAGTCGGCAAAGTGAATGAGGCGATCGCGGTGTTAGAACCAGGAGTTGCCATTGCCCAGGAACAACATTGGCAAACCGAGTTAGCCTGGATTGATCAAAACCTGGGAGGAGCCTACCGGATTCGAGGGGACTACGCGAAGGCGATCGACCTGCACCAGCGCAGCCTACTCGTTGCCCGGACGGTTAAAGACCGGGAACTGGAAACCGTTGCTTTGCATGAAATCGGACGAGTTTACGAATCTAAAGGAGATTACGCCAAATCCATTGAGTTTTATCAGCAAGGTTATCAACTGGCAAAGACTCTAAACCATCCAAAACACCAGATTAGAGCCTTGAATGGCTTGGGATTGGCTTACTACAACCTGGGTGACTTTGACCGAGCGATCGCGTTGCAAGAACAACAACTGACCCTGGCACAGCAAACTCAGGATTTACAGGGGCAGTCCTGGGCTTTGAGCTTACTGGGCTTAACCTACTCCGCTAAACGGGACTTTCAGAAAGGGGTGGATTCCTTGCAGGCAGCAGCCAGGTTAATGCAGCAGGGGGGCGATCTCTGGGGCAAAGCAGCCGTGTTAGCCAATTTAGGTGGAGCCTACCGCAACCAGGGTAACGATGCAAAAGCGATCGACGCTTACGAGCAGAGCCTTGCCATTGTGCGATCGCTCAACAGCCCTGCGCAGGAAGGTCGCATCTTAGTGGCGATGGGCAGTGTTTACCGCAACCTGAAGCAATTCGACAAAGCGGTAGCGCTTTACCAGAAAGGGTTAATTCTGACCCGCCAGGTTGGGGATGAAACCGCAACCAGCTATGCGCTCACCAATTTAGGGCTGATGCTTTACTGGCAAGGGGACTTACCACAGGCAGAATCCTTCCTGCGTCAGGCGATCGCAGGTCGCGAAGCACTCCGTACCCGCCTGGGCGAGAAAGATGCCCTGAAGGTTGCCCTGGCGGATATGGAAATCACCAACACCGCGTACTTAAATTTGCAACGAACCCTAATTGCCCAAAATAAGTTTGAGGCTGCCCTGGAAGTTGCTGAACAGGGACGTGCCCGCGCCTTTGCAGAATTAATTGCCAAGCGGTTAAGCGGGTCTAACATTGCCCCATTGCCGCTTCCCACATTGGCACACATTCGGCAGGTTGCCAAACAACAAAACGCGACCTTAGTGGAATATTCCATCCTGGACAATTCCTTGAATGTGGAGGAACGGGGAGAGCATGGCGATGCTCAGATCGCCATTTGGGTTGTCCAACCATCGGGGCAAATCAGTTTCCGCCAGGTTTCCCTGAGTTCCTTAGTTGAGAGTCAGAAAAGCCTCACCCAATTGGTTGCCAACGGACGCGGAACCCTGCGAATCCGTAGCCTGGGGATGGCTCATACCCAAAAGCAAACCCAAGGATTGAGTAAATATCCAATGCAGGCGTTGTATCAACTCCTGGTTCAACCGATCGCCGATTTGCTTCCCGCCGACCCGGAGGCAAAAGTCATTTTTATTCCTCAGGGTTCCCTTTTTCTCGTCCCCTTTGCGGCATTGCAAACGCTGGATGGGCAGTATCTAATTCAGCGCCACACCTTAGTGATCGCACCATCGATTCAAGTATTGAATTTGACCCGACAGGCAAAGGATCAGTGGCAAAAGGCAAACGCTAACTCAGCCTCAAACCTTTCCCCCGCTCTGGTAATTGGCAACCCCACCATGCCTAAAATTCCACGCGGTGACGGGGAACTGCCACAACAACTCGAACCATTGCCCGGTGCAGAAATTGAGGCTCAAGCGATCGCCCATTTAATCAAAACTCAAGCAATCACAGGGGATGCCGCTACCAAAGCCTTTGTGACCCAACAGATGCAGCAAGCCAGAATCGTGCATCTGGCAACCCACGGATTACTGGAAGATTTTCAGCAGTCAGGGATTCCGGGTGCGATCGCCCTTGCGCCCACTGCCAATGACAACGGCATTTTAACTGCTGCGGAATTGCTCACGCTCAATCTGCAAGCTGACCTGATCGTACTGAGCGCCTGTGACACCGGACGTGGGAAGATCACGGGCGATGGGGTGGTTGGTCTCTCTCGATCGCTGATTGCCGCCGGGACGCCCAGTGTGGTTGTCTCTCTCTGGTCGGTGCCAGATGCCCCTACCGCAGCCTTGATGACCGAATTCTACCGTCATCTACTGAACCATTCAGACAAAGCCCATGCCCTGCGACAGGCAATGCTGACGACCATGCACAAATATCCCAGCCCAATCGATTGGGCTGCTTTTATTCTCATTGGTGAATCCTAA